CTCCTTTGAAGCAACATGGGTACAAGGGCGCCGCCCAGCAGCGCCGTCTTTTGCCAAGCCAATCGGCCTCGGCGCGAAACGAATTAGGAAGGGCCGAAAACGGGTTCAAGAGCCCTGTTCAGAAAATTTCAGAAGCCAGGCCAGCATCCCGCTTCCAATAATTCGCAGCCGCTGAAAAGCAGCCGGCGGCAGCAAAATATGCCTATTCTGAATTGTGAACGCAAATGGCAATTGGCTCGCCAATGGCAGTTGGATCAAGGAAATCGGTTCGTGGAAATACGCCGACTTCGGCATTGCGCATCAGCGCTCTCGCTCTGCGATGCCTTCGGAACGTCGCTCGTCGAGTACGCCGCTTCAGCCCAACCAAACGAGGAGCCAAAACAAGGCGTTTCTAAAATGCCGGATTCCAACGAGGAAAATGGCACGGGCAGCAGGGCTCGAACCTACGACCTGCGGTTTTGGAGACCGCCGCTCTACCAACTGAGCTATGCCCGTACGCGCGTTTCAGCGCAGGCGCTTCCTAAAAGCTTCCGGGCGCGCTGTAAAGAGTTGTCTGACGCGCTTTCAGATCCTTTGCCGGAAATCCGGATAGGTGATGACCAGCCCGTCCCTGCCTATCTCGATTTTCGCCTGCCTGAAGCCGCATGCCGGCGCTCAGCCCCCGGCCGGCGGCTTGTACGGCCCGCCCGGCACGCCCCAGCCCCAGGCCGGCATCGGTTCGGTCTGCGGGTCGCAAGTCTCGCCGAGGGCAGAGTTCATCTTGGCCAGCCGCGATCCCCATTCGACATAGCCGATGAAGGCGGAGCGGAATTCGGGATCGTCCGGCAACCCGACCGCATCGGCGGCATCGGCAAGCAGGCTGATCCAGCGGCGGCGCTGTTCCTCCGTCAAATGCTTGCCGAGATGATGCATGACCATCTCGCGGTGACCGCCAAATTTCTCGCTGTAGGTCTTCGGCCCGCCAAAAACCTCGCCGATAAAGGCCGCGACATGCGCGGGATGATCCGGCGACATGTGTTTGAACATTGGGCCGACCACCGGGTCGCGGGACACCATGTCGTAAAAGGTTTCCGTCAGCCGATTGAGGGCTTCGATGCCGCCGGCCCATTCGTAGAGTGTCGGGATATCCTGGCTCATTCTCGATCCTCCCCCGGGCGACGCCTGCCACGACGATAGCGGAGAAATCGGG
This region of Mesorhizobium sp. C432A genomic DNA includes:
- a CDS encoding group II truncated hemoglobin, which gives rise to MSQDIPTLYEWAGGIEALNRLTETFYDMVSRDPVVGPMFKHMSPDHPAHVAAFIGEVFGGPKTYSEKFGGHREMVMHHLGKHLTEEQRRRWISLLADAADAVGLPDDPEFRSAFIGYVEWGSRLAKMNSALGETCDPQTEPMPAWGWGVPGGPYKPPAGG